In one Pyxidicoccus xibeiensis genomic region, the following are encoded:
- a CDS encoding acyl-CoA thioesterase codes for MSQDESADRYRYFLPITTRWMDNDVYGHINNVTYYSYFDTVANHYLIQEGGLDIHTSPIIGLVVESKCAYRAPLAYPDQLRAGLRVDKLGNRSVTYGIGIFKEGEAQAAAHGHFVHVFVDRQTRKAVAMPERLREALARITVG; via the coding sequence GTGTCCCAAGACGAGTCCGCGGACCGCTACCGCTACTTCCTGCCCATCACCACCCGGTGGATGGACAACGACGTGTACGGCCACATCAACAACGTCACGTACTACAGCTACTTCGACACCGTCGCGAACCACTACCTCATCCAGGAGGGCGGCCTGGACATCCACACCAGCCCCATCATCGGCCTGGTGGTGGAGTCGAAGTGTGCCTACCGCGCGCCGCTCGCGTACCCGGACCAGCTCCGCGCGGGGCTGCGCGTGGACAAGCTGGGCAACCGCTCCGTCACGTACGGCATCGGCATCTTCAAGGAGGGCGAGGCCCAGGCCGCCGCCCACGGCCACTTCGTCCACGTCTTCGTGGACCGCCAGACGCGTAAGGCCGTGGCCATGCCCGAGCGGCTCCGGGAGGCGCTCGCGCGCATCACCGTGGGTTGA
- a CDS encoding sensor histidine kinase, whose product MARLHDSPEHLDPRAGREVARAEAPACQDGESHGSGRLLELVFASISEGVVAVGEDGAFLLFNPMAEQILGVGAMDVPFSEWAHRYGLYLPDQVTPYPIGQMPLARAMLGESVGRTEMFLRSDARPAGAWLLASARPIRDAAGVLRGGVTVFSDITRFKQSEEELRKGEEKYRSLYRSTPVMMHSIDREGRLISVSDFWLTTLGYELGEVLGHSSVEFMTPESRRYAREVVLPEYFKTGSCKDVPYRFVKKNGEPIDVHLSAIAERDAKGHIFRSLAVLIDVTEQKRTAEALAESEKRLRAILDNATAVFFLLDPEQRYIFVNREWEHLFHRSRREVAGKTVYDVFPEDIAEVLHRNNQSILQTGTPLVQEERIPHEDGLHTHLTQKFPLIDSTGATYAVCGISTDITERKRMEVAQRFLAEASRELVTSLDFSATLQRVAELAVPSLADLCIVFMPGEEGVLRPVAVADSSPARAARVREFLHRHPPTPDAPQGPAWVMATGRSESSRTSRCLLDPAALEDARWDEVRTLQDRPSFCVPLRARDRILGVLSLIFAHADAASPVTDLALIEELGRRAAYAIDNAQLYCKAQESIRTRDEFLSIASHELKTPLTSMKLRAQQMQRTLARQPGSPELAGKVAGMLTVFDEQLRHLAHLVEHLLDVSRINESRIDLRLEELDLVEVARGVVDHLREPLERAGCDFELAAKTPVPGRWDRLRLEQVMFNLLTNAMKYGAGRPIRLELVPLPDRARLRVEDHGMGIPHEAQARIFERFERASSRNYGGLGLGLFITRRIVEAHGGRIWVESEPGSGARFVVELPRTSQA is encoded by the coding sequence ATGGCTCGCCTGCACGACAGCCCAGAACATCTGGACCCGCGGGCGGGGCGCGAGGTGGCTCGGGCCGAGGCGCCAGCCTGCCAGGACGGCGAGTCGCACGGCTCGGGGCGCCTCCTGGAGCTGGTCTTCGCCAGCATCAGCGAAGGGGTGGTGGCAGTCGGCGAGGACGGGGCCTTCCTCCTCTTCAACCCGATGGCGGAGCAGATACTGGGCGTCGGAGCGATGGACGTGCCGTTCTCGGAGTGGGCCCACCGGTACGGCCTCTACCTTCCCGACCAGGTGACGCCCTACCCCATCGGGCAGATGCCCCTCGCACGTGCCATGCTGGGCGAGTCCGTGGGCCGGACGGAGATGTTCCTGAGGAGCGATGCGAGGCCGGCGGGGGCCTGGCTGCTGGCGAGCGCCCGGCCCATCCGGGACGCGGCCGGCGTGCTGCGCGGCGGGGTCACCGTCTTCAGCGACATCACCCGCTTCAAGCAGTCGGAGGAGGAGCTGCGCAAAGGGGAGGAGAAGTACCGCTCGCTCTACCGGAGCACCCCGGTGATGATGCACTCCATCGACCGCGAGGGGCGGCTCATCAGCGTGAGCGACTTCTGGCTCACCACCCTCGGCTATGAGCTGGGCGAGGTGCTCGGCCACAGCTCCGTGGAGTTCATGACGCCCGAGTCCCGCCGGTACGCGCGCGAGGTCGTCCTCCCCGAGTACTTCAAGACGGGCTCCTGCAAGGACGTCCCGTACCGGTTCGTGAAGAAGAACGGCGAGCCCATCGACGTCCACCTGTCGGCCATCGCGGAGCGGGACGCGAAAGGGCACATCTTCCGCTCGCTCGCAGTGCTCATCGACGTGACGGAGCAGAAGCGGACGGCCGAGGCGCTCGCCGAGAGCGAGAAGCGGCTGCGCGCCATCCTCGACAACGCGACGGCGGTCTTCTTCCTGCTCGACCCGGAGCAGCGCTACATCTTCGTGAACCGCGAGTGGGAGCACCTGTTCCACCGCAGCCGCCGGGAGGTCGCCGGCAAGACAGTCTATGACGTCTTCCCCGAGGACATCGCCGAGGTCCTCCACCGCAACAACCAGTCCATCCTCCAGACCGGCACGCCCCTGGTCCAGGAGGAGCGCATCCCCCACGAAGACGGGCTGCACACCCACCTCACGCAGAAGTTCCCGCTCATCGACTCCACGGGGGCCACGTACGCGGTCTGCGGCATCTCCACCGACATCACCGAGCGCAAGCGGATGGAGGTGGCCCAGCGCTTCCTCGCCGAGGCCAGCCGGGAGCTGGTGACGTCGCTCGACTTCAGCGCCACGCTCCAGCGTGTCGCCGAGCTGGCCGTGCCCTCCCTGGCGGACCTGTGCATCGTGTTCATGCCGGGAGAGGAAGGCGTCCTGCGACCGGTGGCCGTCGCCGACAGCTCGCCGGCCCGGGCCGCCAGGGTGCGGGAGTTCCTGCATCGCCACCCTCCCACGCCGGACGCCCCCCAGGGGCCGGCCTGGGTGATGGCCACCGGGCGCTCGGAGTCCTCGCGAACGTCGCGGTGCCTGCTGGACCCCGCCGCCCTGGAGGACGCCCGATGGGACGAGGTCCGGACGCTCCAGGACAGGCCCTCCTTCTGTGTGCCGCTGCGCGCCAGGGACCGCATCCTCGGCGTGCTGTCCCTCATCTTCGCGCACGCGGACGCCGCCTCCCCCGTCACGGACCTGGCGCTCATCGAGGAGCTGGGACGCCGGGCCGCCTACGCCATCGACAACGCCCAGCTCTACTGCAAGGCGCAGGAGTCCATCCGCACGCGGGACGAGTTCCTGTCCATCGCCTCCCACGAGCTGAAGACGCCCCTGACGTCCATGAAGCTGCGCGCGCAGCAGATGCAGCGGACGCTGGCGCGCCAGCCCGGCAGCCCCGAGCTCGCCGGGAAGGTGGCGGGCATGCTGACCGTCTTCGACGAGCAGCTGCGGCACCTGGCGCACCTGGTGGAGCACCTGCTCGACGTCTCGCGCATCAACGAGAGCCGCATCGACCTGCGGCTGGAGGAGCTGGACCTGGTCGAGGTCGCCCGCGGCGTCGTGGACCACCTCCGCGAGCCGCTGGAGCGGGCCGGCTGCGACTTCGAGCTCGCCGCGAAGACGCCGGTGCCCGGCCGGTGGGACCGGCTCCGGCTGGAGCAGGTGATGTTCAACCTGCTGACGAACGCGATGAAGTACGGCGCTGGCAGGCCCATCCGCCTGGAGCTGGTGCCCCTCCCGGACAGGGCGCGGCTGCGCGTGGAGGACCACGGGATGGGCATCCCCCACGAGGCGCAGGCCCGAATCTTCGAGCGCTTCGAGCGGGCCTCCTCCCGCAACTATGGCGGCCTGGGGCTCGGGCTCTTCATCACCCGGCGCATCGTGGAGGCGCACGGCGGGCGCATCTGGGTGGAGAGCGAGCCGGGAAGCGGCGCCCGCTTCGTCGTCGAGCTGCCCCGGACGTCCCAGGCGTGA
- a CDS encoding Ig-like domain-containing protein: MSFHTSRIGLFLAGALALAGAPGCQEEDPPPLPEPSRETGVTAQGLACGNSLVPVMTGATAPSGTVTRSGVLGASYEAWQAFDAVDSAASMWLSQVGQAPAWLAYEWPDAARTVTHYAITFVNGGLTSRAPKSWTLEGWNGTAWVVVDTRNNEVNWGGTERRRYPVPSPGAYRKYRVSFTDDNDARAGIETISIGRLELLSCACVIKNEVPDMTGTTVPSGTVTQSSVFDGDTLGWKAFDAVDTGASLWISFPSQAPVWLGYEWASGTRTITRYALRLANGDLTSRAPRNWTLEGWNGTAWVVVDRRSNEGNWGWTERREYAVASPGAYSAYRLHVTDDNDARTGIEVISLGRMELLTCVMDVTPPASPVLTGFSPASPSTTTQPVLAGTAEASSTVRLFSGSACAGTAVATVVASAGGAFSKALTVTPNTTATFSATATDASGNVSACSPAISYRHDTIAPAIPVFTGFIPASPGNTPQPVLAGTTEAGATVHYFAGGSCAGSGTALGTAVAAANGAFFRTVSVSANTTATFSVMAVDAAGNTSACSQAVSYRHDNVVPATPVFTGFTPASPGTSLTPQLGGTTEKSAGVTLFRGSGCVAPSVATVTADATTGAFTSTLTVSANQSTTFSARAVDAAGNASTCSAAVTYVNDSSPPGLTVIDGIIPFPTPPFVGAVRAQTEPGARVALFSNATCTVQVPSGTEVVANTSGGVLLPLTQEQVGFLVFARARDAVGNTSSCVSFVADCPVGRGDCDGNPANGCEADLMTDEGNCGACGTTCDGAASASAVCGAGTCGLGCAVGTFDCDGAAANGCESSTACDSAVCQVDAPEELLVTALSVVEDPVRTTGTGAWTFGTLMRQMNGGMDPSGLVRTWLRTWEQNQLVGPSFVPARTSMRPMVLGPWEARSGGASQPLDFSTAPFRLLAIVNRMDLRREGVHSGEGRFVFGVTSAGGTPLPFTVILEYTLPGGGPEEIQRWARDWHELGRLGVSHPTYNAKLQALTDRFTKSFVTQGGFLGSAISQVRTNENALDFEWELREFHFGAQGLVPAPVALTPEFFLNGSPLVRDFVNQNQAAILAGTHEVPPLFQGQPFLAGSSLTPFDFFWQAPGTDPEARHQFSLNTCNGCHAGETRTGFLHVGPRPPGQEAFLSPFLFSPSPMPDRITSAPRVFNDLGRREVDLENLVCGVSQNPSVRTGAVGEALLAPRGFPPRSNLPAGRVH, encoded by the coding sequence ATGTCATTCCACACGTCGAGAATCGGCCTCTTCCTGGCGGGGGCGCTGGCCCTGGCCGGAGCACCGGGCTGCCAGGAGGAAGACCCACCTCCCCTGCCGGAGCCCTCCCGCGAGACGGGCGTCACCGCCCAGGGCCTCGCCTGCGGCAACAGCCTGGTACCGGTGATGACGGGGGCGACGGCGCCCTCCGGCACTGTCACGCGCTCGGGCGTCCTCGGCGCGTCCTACGAGGCATGGCAGGCATTCGACGCCGTGGACTCCGCCGCGTCCATGTGGCTCTCGCAGGTGGGCCAGGCTCCCGCGTGGCTCGCCTACGAGTGGCCGGATGCGGCGCGGACGGTGACCCACTACGCCATCACCTTCGTCAATGGCGGCCTCACCTCCCGGGCGCCGAAGAGCTGGACGCTGGAGGGGTGGAACGGCACCGCCTGGGTCGTGGTGGATACGCGCAACAACGAGGTCAACTGGGGCGGCACCGAGCGGCGCCGGTACCCGGTCCCCTCGCCGGGCGCCTACCGCAAGTACCGCGTGAGCTTCACGGACGACAACGACGCCCGCGCCGGCATCGAGACCATCTCCATCGGCCGCCTGGAGCTCCTCAGCTGCGCCTGTGTCATCAAGAACGAAGTCCCGGACATGACAGGCACGACGGTGCCCTCCGGCACGGTGACGCAGTCCAGCGTCTTCGACGGTGACACCCTGGGCTGGAAGGCCTTCGACGCCGTGGACACGGGCGCGTCCCTGTGGATTTCCTTCCCCTCGCAGGCGCCCGTCTGGCTTGGCTACGAGTGGGCCAGCGGGACCCGCACGATTACCCGCTACGCCCTCAGGCTCGCCAATGGGGACCTCACCTCCCGCGCGCCGAGGAACTGGACGCTGGAGGGCTGGAACGGCACCGCGTGGGTGGTGGTGGACAGGCGTAGCAACGAGGGCAACTGGGGCTGGACCGAGCGCCGGGAGTACGCGGTGGCCTCACCGGGCGCGTACAGCGCGTACCGGCTGCACGTGACGGACGACAACGACGCCCGGACGGGCATCGAGGTCATCTCCCTGGGCCGCATGGAGCTCCTCACCTGCGTCATGGACGTGACGCCTCCGGCCAGCCCCGTGCTGACGGGCTTCAGCCCCGCGTCGCCTTCCACCACCACGCAGCCCGTGCTCGCCGGCACCGCCGAGGCCAGCTCCACCGTGCGCCTCTTCTCCGGAAGCGCGTGCGCGGGCACTGCGGTCGCCACGGTGGTGGCCTCGGCGGGTGGCGCCTTCTCCAAGGCGCTGACCGTGACACCCAACACCACCGCCACCTTCAGCGCCACGGCGACGGACGCCTCGGGCAACGTGTCCGCGTGCTCTCCCGCCATCAGCTACCGCCATGACACCATCGCGCCCGCCATCCCCGTGTTCACGGGCTTCATCCCCGCGTCGCCGGGCAACACCCCGCAGCCGGTGCTCGCCGGCACTACCGAGGCCGGCGCCACCGTGCACTACTTCGCCGGGGGCTCCTGCGCGGGCTCGGGCACGGCGCTCGGCACCGCGGTGGCCGCGGCGAACGGCGCCTTCTTCCGCACGGTCTCCGTGAGCGCCAACACGACGGCGACGTTCAGCGTCATGGCAGTGGACGCCGCGGGCAACACTTCCGCGTGCTCGCAGGCCGTCAGCTACCGGCATGACAACGTCGTGCCCGCAACCCCCGTGTTCACGGGCTTCACCCCCGCGTCGCCGGGCACGTCCCTGACGCCGCAGCTCGGAGGCACCACGGAGAAGAGCGCCGGGGTGACGCTTTTCCGGGGCAGTGGCTGCGTGGCGCCTTCGGTGGCCACCGTCACCGCCGACGCCACCACCGGTGCCTTCACCTCCACGCTGACGGTCTCCGCCAACCAGTCCACGACCTTCTCGGCACGCGCCGTGGACGCGGCGGGCAATGCCTCCACCTGCTCGGCTGCCGTCACCTACGTGAATGACTCCAGCCCCCCGGGGCTCACGGTCATCGACGGCATCATCCCCTTCCCGACACCGCCCTTCGTCGGAGCGGTGCGCGCCCAGACCGAGCCCGGGGCGCGGGTGGCGCTGTTCTCCAACGCGACGTGCACCGTGCAAGTGCCGTCCGGCACCGAGGTCGTCGCGAACACGAGCGGCGGCGTGCTGCTGCCGCTGACGCAGGAGCAGGTGGGCTTCCTGGTGTTCGCGAGGGCGCGCGACGCGGTGGGCAACACGTCTTCCTGCGTGTCCTTCGTGGCGGACTGCCCGGTGGGCCGGGGGGACTGCGATGGGAACCCGGCGAACGGCTGCGAAGCGGACTTGATGACCGACGAGGGGAACTGCGGCGCGTGCGGCACGACGTGCGACGGAGCGGCGTCCGCGAGTGCCGTCTGCGGCGCGGGCACCTGTGGCCTGGGCTGCGCGGTGGGCACCTTCGACTGTGACGGCGCCGCCGCCAACGGCTGCGAGTCCTCCACCGCGTGCGACAGCGCGGTGTGCCAGGTGGACGCGCCCGAGGAGCTCCTCGTCACGGCGCTGTCCGTGGTGGAGGACCCCGTGCGGACCACCGGGACGGGCGCGTGGACGTTCGGCACGCTGATGCGCCAGATGAATGGCGGGATGGACCCGTCCGGGCTGGTGCGCACCTGGCTCCGCACCTGGGAGCAGAATCAGCTCGTCGGGCCTTCCTTCGTGCCGGCCCGCACGAGCATGAGGCCCATGGTGCTCGGTCCGTGGGAGGCGCGCAGCGGCGGCGCCAGCCAGCCCCTGGACTTCAGCACCGCGCCCTTCCGGCTGCTGGCCATCGTCAACCGCATGGACCTGCGGCGCGAGGGCGTGCACTCGGGCGAGGGACGCTTCGTGTTCGGCGTGACGTCCGCGGGCGGCACCCCGCTCCCGTTCACCGTCATCCTCGAGTACACGCTGCCGGGCGGCGGCCCGGAGGAAATCCAGCGCTGGGCGCGTGACTGGCACGAGCTGGGCCGACTGGGCGTGTCCCACCCCACCTACAACGCGAAGCTCCAGGCGCTCACGGACCGCTTCACGAAATCCTTCGTGACCCAGGGCGGCTTCCTGGGCAGCGCCATCAGCCAGGTGCGCACCAACGAGAACGCGCTGGACTTCGAGTGGGAGCTGCGCGAGTTCCACTTCGGCGCCCAGGGCCTCGTCCCCGCGCCGGTGGCGCTCACGCCCGAGTTCTTCCTCAACGGCTCGCCCCTGGTGAGGGACTTCGTCAACCAGAACCAGGCCGCCATCCTCGCGGGGACGCACGAGGTGCCGCCCCTCTTCCAGGGCCAGCCCTTCCTCGCGGGCTCGTCGCTGACACCCTTCGACTTCTTCTGGCAGGCCCCGGGCACGGACCCGGAGGCGCGGCACCAGTTCTCGCTCAACACGTGCAACGGCTGCCACGCGGGAGAGACGCGCACGGGCTTCCTCCACGTCGGGCCGCGCCCACCAGGGCAGGAGGCCTTCCTCTCTCCGTTCCTCTTCAGCCCCTCGCCCATGCCCGACCGCATCACCTCGGCGCCGCGCGTCTTCAACGACCTGGGCCGGCGGGAGGTGGACCTGGAGAACCTGGTGTGTGGCGTGTCGCAGAACCCCTCCGTGAGGACGGGCGCGGTGGGCGAGGCGCTGCTCGCACCGCGGGGCTTCCCTCCCCGCTCCAACCTGCCAGCCGGCCGCGTCCACTGA
- a CDS encoding proprotein convertase P-domain-containing protein, producing the protein MTSRLSLFLSISTVLPVLVSCGAPPSTEPSPAVLMSQTQALADGTPATTGVLAFLNDRSTTLAVLDTEVPLDVRAAQGLIAWRAGPDGVENTADDRRFVSIAQVDAVPYVGPAALADLEWYARGTGRVTELPVDALVGSFDGVPFNVAEARRALEAANTRSGSNLATDFGLAPAAVQSILAARPIFHMVELSRLAHVDSAALNLLKTGTRAAPAGDPCTDQSTCQAGLVCEGRPNDNSSPYGRCVGAPPPQTGNGTCSVFVPCDAGYVCAGVPSGLSEGWCRPAWMAGTFTHYADVTLSSTSPLVETSQPVVGLATVPEDIIVELDLAHTAPHRLVLTLVDPGGDTALLWDGPNEGTPPSRISVTRGISRDASVNGRWRLRIANPAGVGSGTLRAWKLSLTSRYD; encoded by the coding sequence ATGACCTCCAGACTCTCCCTGTTTCTATCCATCTCCACGGTCCTTCCTGTCCTCGTCAGCTGCGGGGCCCCTCCTTCCACCGAGCCGTCGCCCGCCGTCCTGATGTCCCAGACGCAGGCGCTGGCGGATGGCACGCCTGCCACCACGGGCGTGCTGGCCTTCCTCAATGACCGCTCCACCACGCTGGCCGTGCTGGACACGGAGGTGCCGCTGGACGTCCGCGCCGCGCAGGGCTTGATTGCCTGGCGCGCGGGGCCGGACGGCGTGGAGAACACGGCGGATGACCGGCGCTTCGTCTCCATCGCCCAGGTGGACGCGGTGCCCTACGTGGGCCCGGCGGCCCTGGCGGACCTGGAGTGGTACGCGCGGGGCACCGGCCGGGTGACGGAGCTGCCGGTGGACGCGCTGGTGGGCAGCTTCGATGGGGTGCCCTTCAACGTGGCAGAGGCCCGCCGCGCCCTGGAGGCCGCCAACACCCGGAGCGGCTCCAACCTGGCGACTGACTTCGGGCTTGCCCCGGCCGCGGTGCAGAGCATCCTGGCCGCGCGCCCCATTTTCCACATGGTGGAGCTGTCCCGGCTGGCCCACGTGGACTCCGCCGCGCTCAATCTCCTCAAGACCGGGACGCGGGCGGCTCCCGCCGGGGACCCGTGCACGGACCAGAGCACGTGCCAGGCCGGGCTCGTCTGTGAGGGCAGGCCCAATGACAACTCCAGCCCCTATGGCCGCTGCGTGGGCGCCCCGCCTCCGCAGACGGGCAATGGCACCTGCTCCGTCTTCGTGCCGTGCGACGCCGGCTACGTCTGCGCGGGCGTGCCGTCCGGCCTGTCGGAGGGCTGGTGCCGGCCCGCGTGGATGGCGGGGACGTTCACCCACTACGCGGACGTGACGCTTTCGTCGACGAGCCCGCTGGTGGAGACCTCCCAGCCGGTGGTGGGCCTGGCGACCGTGCCCGAGGACATCATCGTGGAGCTGGACCTGGCGCACACCGCGCCCCACCGGCTGGTGCTGACGCTGGTGGACCCGGGCGGGGACACGGCGCTGCTGTGGGACGGCCCCAACGAGGGGACGCCCCCGTCGCGCATCTCCGTCACGCGGGGCATCTCCCGTGATGCGTCCGTCAACGGGCGCTGGCGGCTGCGCATCGCCAACCCGGCGGGTGTGGGCAGCGGCACGCTGCGTGCGTGGAAGCTGAGCCTCACCAGCCGCTACGACTGA
- a CDS encoding amidase, translating to MHLDDYSRYDAMGLAELVRRKQVKPEELLEAAVAAISRVNPRLNAVIDVRDAQAREALKQGVPDGPFHGVPFLIKDLVAHAAGVPTDMGSRLARGTVFPTDTALMARLKRAGLVTVGRTNTPEFGNNATTEPVLHGPTRNPWNLERSPGGSSGGSAAAVAAGIVPVAHANDGGGSIRIPAAHCGLFGLKPTRGRISIGPDMGEALNGMGIEHVVSRTVRDSAAMMDATWEPEPGDPYYAPPPQRPFLEEVRRKPGKLRIALCRTAFSGVPVSADCVAAVEDAAKLCAELGHEVVEAAPVYDAAMLNTAMTTVWSSAMAGWAVPLSQLTGRALGPETLEATTLAVVEHGRNLKVSDLQAALAGFNQVSRIMGAFFQQYDVLLTPTAAVPPYKLGVLDATVPRKPEEWYAYVFSLIPFTAVFNVTGQPAMSVPLHWNGEGLPIGLQFVGRFGDEATLFRLAGQLEEARPWAQRLPPVHVTKAG from the coding sequence ATGCACCTGGATGACTACAGCCGCTACGACGCAATGGGACTGGCGGAGTTGGTTCGCCGCAAGCAGGTGAAGCCCGAGGAGCTCCTGGAGGCCGCGGTCGCCGCCATCTCCCGGGTGAACCCGCGCCTCAACGCCGTCATCGACGTGCGCGACGCCCAGGCGCGGGAGGCCCTGAAGCAGGGCGTACCGGACGGCCCGTTCCATGGCGTGCCCTTCCTCATCAAGGACCTGGTCGCTCACGCCGCGGGCGTGCCCACGGACATGGGCAGCCGGCTGGCCCGGGGCACGGTGTTCCCGACCGACACCGCGCTGATGGCCCGCCTCAAGCGCGCGGGGCTGGTGACGGTGGGCCGCACCAACACCCCCGAGTTCGGCAACAACGCCACCACCGAGCCCGTCCTCCACGGCCCCACGCGCAACCCCTGGAACCTGGAGCGCAGCCCGGGCGGCTCCAGCGGCGGCTCCGCGGCGGCGGTGGCGGCGGGCATCGTCCCCGTGGCCCACGCCAACGACGGCGGCGGCTCCATCCGCATCCCCGCCGCGCACTGCGGCCTGTTCGGCCTGAAGCCCACCCGCGGCCGCATCTCCATCGGTCCGGACATGGGTGAGGCGCTCAACGGCATGGGCATCGAGCACGTGGTGTCCCGCACGGTGCGCGACAGCGCGGCGATGATGGACGCCACCTGGGAGCCGGAGCCCGGCGACCCCTACTACGCGCCCCCGCCTCAGCGCCCCTTCCTCGAGGAGGTCCGCCGCAAGCCCGGGAAGCTGCGCATCGCCCTGTGCCGGACGGCCTTCTCCGGCGTGCCGGTGAGCGCCGACTGTGTCGCCGCCGTCGAGGACGCGGCGAAGCTGTGCGCGGAGCTGGGCCACGAGGTGGTGGAGGCCGCGCCCGTCTACGACGCCGCGATGCTGAACACCGCGATGACGACGGTCTGGTCCTCGGCCATGGCGGGCTGGGCCGTCCCACTCTCCCAACTGACGGGCCGTGCGCTGGGCCCCGAGACCCTGGAGGCCACGACGCTCGCCGTGGTGGAGCACGGCCGCAACCTCAAGGTCTCCGACCTCCAGGCGGCGCTGGCCGGCTTCAACCAGGTGTCCCGCATCATGGGCGCCTTCTTCCAGCAGTACGACGTGCTGCTGACGCCCACCGCGGCGGTGCCGCCCTACAAGCTCGGGGTGCTGGACGCCACCGTGCCCAGGAAGCCGGAGGAGTGGTACGCGTACGTCTTCAGCCTCATCCCCTTCACCGCGGTGTTCAACGTCACCGGCCAGCCGGCCATGTCGGTGCCGCTGCACTGGAACGGCGAGGGGCTGCCCATCGGCCTCCAGTTCGTCGGCCGCTTCGGCGACGAGGCCACGCTGTTCCGCCTGGCCGGCCAGCTGGAGGAGGCCCGCCCGTGGGCCCAGCGCCTGCCGCCGGTCCACGTGACGAAGGCCGGCTGA
- a CDS encoding hydroxyacid-oxoacid transhydrogenase: protein MGCCHYHPVGEGCDGAFTVDTSRVTFGRGCLAEVGDRARALGMKRVALFSDARVARLPHFEKVRQSLLAAGLDVVVFTDVRIEPTDQSFLEAARFATEAKPDGYVSLGGGSVIDTCKGANLYATYPADFLTYVNAPVGAGRPVPGPLKPHIACPTTSGTGSEVTGITIFDLLSMAAKTGIASHALRPTEALIDPDCTDTLPGEVVAASGLDVLSHALESYTARPYTHRPAPAKPSLRPMSQGANPWSDLGCREALRLMGLYLERAVKDAADTEAREQVMWAATLAGIAFGNAGVHAPHGMAYAVAGLVRDFRPSGYPDDEPLVPHGMAVIVNAPAVFRFTAEVSPERHLEAAQGLGADSRGAAPGDAGEVLARELIRIMRAVGMPNGLGGVGYTEADVGALTEGAFPQQRLLQNAPREMSRPVLTDLFRQALSYW from the coding sequence ATGGGTTGTTGCCACTACCACCCCGTGGGCGAGGGCTGTGACGGGGCCTTCACCGTGGATACGTCCCGAGTGACTTTCGGCCGGGGCTGCCTGGCGGAGGTGGGAGATCGGGCCCGCGCGCTGGGGATGAAGCGCGTGGCCCTGTTCAGCGACGCGCGCGTGGCGCGGCTGCCGCACTTCGAGAAGGTGCGCCAGTCGCTGCTCGCCGCCGGGCTGGACGTCGTCGTCTTCACCGACGTGCGTATCGAGCCCACGGACCAGTCCTTCCTGGAGGCCGCCCGCTTCGCGACGGAGGCGAAGCCCGACGGGTACGTCTCCCTCGGCGGCGGCTCGGTCATCGACACCTGCAAGGGCGCGAACCTCTACGCCACGTACCCGGCGGACTTCCTGACGTACGTCAACGCGCCCGTCGGCGCGGGCCGCCCGGTGCCTGGCCCGCTCAAGCCGCACATCGCCTGCCCCACGACGTCCGGCACGGGCAGCGAGGTCACCGGCATCACCATCTTCGACCTGCTGTCCATGGCGGCGAAGACGGGCATCGCCTCGCACGCGCTGCGCCCCACGGAGGCGCTCATCGACCCGGACTGCACCGACACCCTTCCCGGGGAAGTCGTGGCCGCCAGCGGGCTGGACGTCCTGTCCCACGCACTGGAGTCCTACACGGCGCGGCCGTACACGCACCGCCCCGCGCCCGCGAAGCCCTCGCTGCGGCCGATGAGCCAGGGCGCCAACCCGTGGAGCGACCTGGGCTGCCGCGAGGCGCTGCGCCTCATGGGCCTGTACCTGGAGCGCGCGGTGAAGGACGCGGCGGACACCGAGGCCCGGGAGCAGGTGATGTGGGCCGCCACCCTGGCGGGCATCGCCTTCGGCAACGCGGGCGTGCACGCGCCGCACGGCATGGCCTACGCGGTGGCCGGGCTGGTGCGGGACTTCCGCCCCTCGGGCTACCCTGACGACGAGCCCCTGGTGCCGCACGGCATGGCCGTCATCGTCAATGCCCCGGCCGTGTTCCGGTTCACCGCGGAGGTCAGCCCCGAGCGCCACCTGGAGGCCGCCCAGGGCCTGGGCGCGGACTCCCGGGGCGCCGCTCCCGGCGACGCCGGCGAGGTGCTGGCCCGGGAACTCATCCGCATCATGCGCGCGGTGGGCATGCCCAACGGGCTGGGCGGCGTGGGCTACACGGAGGCCGACGTCGGAGCCCTCACCGAGGGCGCCTTCCCGCAGCAGCGCCTGCTGCAGAACGCGCCGCGCGAGATGTCCCGCCCCGTCCTCACGGACCTGTTCCGTCAGGCGCTGAGCTACTGGTAG